The Rhodothermales bacterium genome contains the following window.
TCCGCGACGTGATCAGGCCTTCGAGTGCGGCAACGTCCACCTGCCCGGACGAGTCATTCGGCGCCACGTCGATGTGAAGCCCCTGTCGCCGGGCCACCTGAAGCATGGCGATGTAGTTCGAGGCGTAGCTGGCCTGCGCGGTGAGGATGCGATCTCCCTCTCGAAAATCGATGCCGTAGAACGCTGCACCCCAGGCGCGCGTGGCATTCTCGACGATGGCAATCTCGTCTGCGGAAGCGCCGAGCAGATCGGCGACCGCCTGATGCGTGTCCGCGGTCGCGTCGGCTGCTGCGGCAGCGGACTCGTAGCCGCCGATGCGCGCCTCCAATTCCAGGTGGTCGAGTTGGGCCTGCAGTACCGGTCGGGGCATCAGTGCCGCGCCGGCATTGTTGAAATGGACTACGTGCTCGCACCCGGGGGTGTCCGCGCGCAGGGCAGCTACGTTCATGCAGCGAGTTGTTCGATGAGGTCCACGACCCGGGTCGACGCGGCGCCATCGTCCCCGTGATTGAGATCGGGCAACGCTTGTGCCGCGCGTGTCTCGAGCGAGGTTCGGAAGTCGCTGTCTCTCAAAATGCTTCGGATCGCCAGTTCAAGGTCCTGCTCGTTACGAGCCAGACATACACCGTCAGCCTCCCCGTAAAAGGGGGTGAACGCAATCCCGGGATTGTCCAGAAGAATAACTGGAACGCCCAGGATCATCGCTTCCGTCGTGATCGTGGAGACGCGGTCAGGAACGATAACGAGGTCGGCGGCTCGGAACAAGGTTGCCTTTTCGCGCGCAAGGGTGGTGTACGAATAGTCCAGATGGGCCAACTCGATGCCAAAGCCGGCCAGCCATTTCTGAAACGAACTGAGCTCTCGACTTGTGGGGGGTCTGCCCGGATCTTGCCGGGATTCGCCCGGATGTGGTCGCATGGCCAGCAGCGCATCCTTGCATGCCGACCCGAGGGCACGAGCGATCATCGCGTTGTTGCGAATGAGCGACTGGGCGTGGCCTGCGAATGTCAGGATCTGTCCGGTTGCGTAGGATCCAGTGACAAGGACCAGAGGCTGCCCCGCGGGAAGGCCCAGGGAAGCCCGAGCCTCGGCCCGGGAAGGACGCTGGGCCGGGAGGTACAGGTCGTCCCAGTGCGGACCCCCCGTAACGTGCAGGCGACTGTCGGGTAGGCCCCTCATGCGCATGAACTCGGCCCCTCGGGCCCCCAGCGCGGCGTAGTGCCACGGCACCGGCGGAGGACTGACGTCCGGATGATCCGGATTGCCGTGGGACAATTCGATGACGGGGATACCGTGCTTCATTGCCACGGTCGCTATGGTCCTCTGGCCCGCGCTCAGGCAGGATCGCATGACTACCGCGCCGAGTTGGGTGTTGTCCAGCAGCCGCTGCATCATGCGCACCAGGCCAGCCTGGTTTTCTGCCATGTTCAGCACGCGATGGACCAGATCCCGACCTCCGCTGACCAGCAGATTGCCGCGGGTGGAATCAAACCCGTCGGCTACGCCGGGCTCGCCAATCCGCGCTGCAAGGGCATGTGCCACCTGCTCCTTGTATCGCGAGGCGGAGAGCAGGTCGTCCTTGGTCGCGAAGTCGGAGAACGCGCGGGACTGCACGCCGCGTGCTTGCAGGGCCTCACGCATGGGCGGCTGGTTCATGATCGCACCGTATCCACGGTGCACCGCCTGCTCTACGATCCCCAGATATTCTTCGTAGGCAAAGTCGAAAAACAGAACTTCAGGCTTCAAGACTGCACCTCACTCGCGTTCAGAAAGGCCTGGGTGAACTCAGGTACGATTTCCCATTCCATGCACTCTGCCAGATTGACCCCGCCGACCGACAAGAGCTCTTCCCAAAGCGGATGGCGATGCCAATTCCTGGACAGGTTTCGGATTTCGGCAGTGGCGTCTTTCGGACTCAGCCGGGCAGATCGCTCATACCGGCTCAGGGCCTGCAGATAGGTGTCCGCAGGAACGTGCACCGTGGTCGCGCAGGCGTTGCACCGCATGCGACCAACTGGCTGGCCGGCGATGGTCTGTTGCTGGAACGACAGGTTGGCGCGGCAGCCCGGGCATCGTCCGTCAACCTGGGCGTTTATCAACCGGGGCGAAACACGATCGATGGCGGTCATCGCCAATTCCATCACCTCCCGGTCAGGCCGCACGGCCTCGATCAGGGCTCGGATTTGCCGGATCTGTGAGTCAAGCGAGTACTGATCCTGGACAAACTGTCGGTAGGCTGTCGAATCGTACCGCGACTCTGTGATCATGGATACGGCATCGTCCACCGTGTCGAAAAGGACCTCCTCCGGCCACATTTGCGCCGCGAAAGGGAAGTGGTGAACCACGGGCTTGATGCCCTGGGCCATGCCCTCGGCGATCGTGTATCCGAAGCTCTCGTGCAGGCTGGCGGAGAGCACATACTGTTTGTCCTCCAGGAAGCCTGCCACATCCGAAATCCACCCGTGCATCACGACGTGGTCGGTGAGTCCGAGCCTCTCGATTTTGTGATTCCAGAACAGCTTGAGAGCCGGGTCCTGGAATTTTCCCGCCACGTGCAGACGATATCTGCTGTCACGGTCAACCAGCTTGCGCATGATCTCCAGCGCCATCTGCGGGTTCTTCCTGCCGTGCAGGTACCCGATCAGAGCGATCTCAAAGCCTGCTTCCCGCTCCTTGAATGCAAAGCGTTCCAGGTCCACGCCATTCGGAATGTGCCGAATGAGCGTGCGCTTCTCCAGGCCGGGAATTCGCGCCTGAAGGAGGTCAATCAGGTGCTCGGCCACCACGGTCAGGGCATCAACGTTCTCCCAGTGAACCTGCATGGGCATCTCGGTAAACGTCTCGTACCGGTGCAGCCTGCAGATGGTGGCCTTGTTTCTCAGCAAGTCCTGACGGGAGGCCCATACAAGTGGGTCGTTGCACCATTCGAACCAGCACACATCCGCCCAGTCGGCTGCGGCCTGGATTTCGGAGGGCTTGCTGACGACAAATTTCCGGGCGTCAACATGCGGGACGAGCTCGCGAATGACGTCGGTGAGGAACTGATCGAGTCCTTCCGAAACGATGAACGCGACGCGCAAGTCGTCGACATTCGGGGAAGGCTCGAGCCCCGACCTCCGTGCCTCCTCAGGTCCGATCGATGCGATGAGCCGGTTGCGCAGGCGATCGGCTGCGGCCTCTTCTCCTACGGCAAGGGCAACTTGCGCAAGCAGGTGGAGGCACTCGGCGTGTGTGGGATTGTGCACCAGACCGCGGCACAGGGACTTGACGGCAGAGCCATAGGCCTCACATGACCATGCAATCTGGGCCTGGATAGCGTAATAGGCCGCGGGATCGGCCACGTCCTGCTCGCTTGTCTTGCGCAGCGCGGCTGCCGCGCCCTGGACGTCCCCGGCCTGCAGGAGCGAATTCGCCGCCTGTACCGCGTCCGTGGTTGAAAGTGTGGAAGTTCGAACCCCGGCAAGGCGCTGCCTGAGTGTCGCGGCTTCGAGGGGGAGGCGGTCCTGGTTGGTCAGCAGGAAGTCGAAGGCCTCCCGGCCTTCCTGGCTCGTGGGATCGGGCTGATGGCCTGAAAGGAGCGACTCCAGCACGCCCATGGCTTCCAGGCCACCTCCGTAGGCGGTCTGAAGCACCTGGGCCCGCTGCCTCAGCAAGCCGAGCACGGTCGGCTCGTCCAGATCTTCGACCTGTTGCAGCAGCCTCGCACCGACTAGTTGCGCGACCAGGTTGACGACCAGTCTTCCGGAGTCCATGTTGGACCCGTGAGACAGCGAGGCGGCGTGCTTTCTTCGGTAGTAGCCACCGCGGCGGGCTGTCCGGATCACGCCGCCCGGGTTCGAGGCGCACATCCGGCAGATCAGAACAAAGTCTTCCGAGGTTCTGAAGAGCGAACTGGCGAAGTGGGGCAGGGCATCGTGCCGTCTAAGGGCCGTGCCCGCCTGAAGCGCCTTCATCTCCCCACCGAACACCAGCTCTCTGAGTAGCTGTTGTCCGGTCATGCCATCCAGGCTCTGGCGGTCATACTGCACACCCTGAACCACCTCGTCAACAACCAGGTGCAACTGCGGCATGGCCACCATGAGCACGCCGGGGTCCTCGAGAAGCGTGCTCGCCTCCCGAGCGAATTCCGGAAAGCCCATCAGGTAGTCGTCATCACCGCAAAGCGCGAAGAGCGGCGAGTCGAGTCGACTGACACCGAATGCCGCGGCCTGGGCCGGGCCTCCGTTTTCGGGACGGGCCACCATGCTGACGCCGGGGTGCGCCGTCAGGTCGCGAAGCTGCTCCTGCACTGCGGCCGAAGACGCATCGTCGGAGATCAACAGTGGCACGCCTTGCCAGCGTCCGGCGCGGATATCCCGCTGCAGGAACGTGGGACGTTCATACGTGTGCATGACCACCGTGAGGCGTGCCGATGTCTCTGGTCTCTGGGAGGGCGTTTGCATGGCGGATTACAGGCGTCTTTGCATAGCCGGCCCGGCCGGCGAACCTATCTTTGACTCATCGCCCTCGTAGCTCAGGGGAGAGAGCATCGGTTTCCTAAACCGCAGGCCGCAGGTTCGAATCCTGCCGAGGGCACCCGTCATCGCAGCAGCCCCCGAAGCCGCTCCCGGACCCGGCCACCCAGGCCGGCCTCCGCGATGGCTTCCATGAGCACGGGCTCAAGCAGATTGCCTGCGAGCACCTGCACAGGTGTGCCGGCCGATTCCGATCCCAGATCGCGCAGGACGACATCGTTCATCTCGAATGTGCGGTCACCGGCATCACTGTGGAGGATGCCGCGGGTGCCGACCATGCGGAACTCCTGCACGAATACTCGCGGCAGGGCAGTGGTGTCTGCGTCGGCCAGGTAGTCGTCGACCCAACGCTTGACGTCAAGCAGATTGACGTTCCGGCCCCGCTGTTCGATGCGGATTTCGGCATCCCGAACCAGGACCTCCTGCACCACGATAAAGGAACCCATCAGGGTGGAGACATCCACGCGAGCCGTGATTTCGGGGACGTGCACCACGTGCGGCGCCTCATAGGGCTCCTGGGTCAACAGGGTGACGTCGCTCAGGCGGGCGGTGCCGTTGAACGGATTTACCGAGACCCCGCCGGTGGTGAACGGAGCACCTTCGGGAATCGGAATGCTGGTGGCTATGAGGCGCGGCGCAATCATCCAGACGGCGATTGCGACCGCAGCGGCGACAAGCAGGTATGCGAGGGGTTTCTTCAAGTCAGGCTGCCTTCCGGAACCAGGTCCGGGGTCTGGGTGCTGGAATCTCCTCCGGCATGTAAAACACGCGCGGCGGTGTGACCACCTTTGGACCCAGTTGACGTAGCGGCAGATCCTCCAGGAGAGTCCACGCCGGCATGTCGGGCAGATGCCGGGTCAATTGTGCCAGTGAGCGCCAAACCAGAGGGCCTTTGATCAGAAACATGGGAAATACCGGTCGATGGGGGAATATTCGACCGCGCGGAGAGGGGCCTTCGCAGCCTGGCCGGGCTCACGCCAACGTCGTGCCGAATCGACATCGCGGTGCCACCGCGCCGCCGGAGGAAAACAAAAAAAGGGCCGCCCCGACGCATCGGAGCGGCCCTTGAATCAGGTACGCAGCCTGTCAGGCGAAGGCCGGCTCAAGAGAGAGCACTTCCCGGGTCAACACCTGCCATTCATTCCAGTCGGCCTTCAGCTCGTCGCGCTTGGCCTTGAAGGATTCCCGGAGCCGGGCAATCTCTTCGCGGGAGGCCTGGGCCTTGGCCGCGCGGTAGGCGTTGGCGGCCAGTTTGACCTCTTTCACACGTTCGTTGAACGTGGCCGTGGCCTCGTCGATCTGGGCACGCATGCGCTCGATGTTCTCCTCACGGAGCGCCTGCAAACGCTCGAGATTCTCGTTCCCCACCAGCCGCGCGCTTTCGATGTTCTGCATCAGATGCTCGAGGCTCTCATGACCGCGCGCCCTGAGCGCCTCCAGATTGGCCTGGGCCGTCTCGGTGAGGTGCTCCAGCATCAGGTTGCGGTCCGCCAGCACGAGCCGCTTCTTGATGGTCAGCTCATTGACCCGCTTGAGGTTGCTGGTAAGGCCCACCTTGGACAGCAGCCAGATGGCCAGTTTCGACGGGTCGAACTGCCACCAGCGCACACCATTGCGGTAGTCGCCGGCGAACGTGTGGTGGTAGTTGTGATAGCCCTCTCCGTAGGTGATCAGCGAGATAAAGAAGTTGTTCACCGCGCTGTGCTCCGTCGAGTAGGGCTTGGTGCCCCACATGTGTGCCGCCGAGTTGATGAACCATGTGGAATGATGGCCCAGGAACAGGCGCAGCAGGAAGGCAATCACGACGGCGCCCAAAATGTCGCCGACTGCGATGCCGATGCCGAACGTGATGACAACGTTCACCACGATCGCCCAGATGCCGTAGTGCTCGTGCTGGGAACGCAGCAGTGGCTTGGCAAACAGGTCCTTGACGATGGACTCCTTCACCGGCTTCTGTTTCTCAAACAGCCACAGCATGTGGGCATACCAGAATCCGTGCTGAATGCCGTACGGATCCTCATCGCCGTCCACGTGCTTGTGATGCAGGCGGTGATCGAATGACCACTTGATGATGCTTCCCTGAATGGCGGCTGTACCGAAGAACAGCAGCACCCATTCCACAATCGGATGGGCATCATACGTGCGATGGGAATACAGCCGGTGGTAACCCATCGTAATGCTCATCAGGGTCGCCGACAGCAGAACCAGCGTCGCAACGATCAGGGCCAACGATGGCGTGAAGAAGATGAGGTACAGCGGGAGCGCGACGAGCAGGATGAGGTGGTATCCCAGCAGAAAGCCGGTGATGCCCCAGTCAATGTCGCGCTGGCGAAACCAGTCTCGGATGCGAGTCATGTGGGAAGTGCGTATTCCGAAAGGGGGTCCCCTCCAAGGGGGGATGCGGGGCCAACTACACGCTGATGCCAATGATCCGGCGGTCCGTCGGATTGCCCCGATGAGAGCTTTATCCGTTGCAGTACAACAACTTCCGGCATTAACGGCGTTAATCGCGCCGTGCGGCGATGCGGGAGGCGATGACGCCGGCCAGCATGGCGGTGGCAAAGGACGGAGCCATCTCGCCCATCAGCGCAAAAGATTCACCCGCCGCACCGAAAGCCGGGACTGCAAACTTGAAGAACGGAATACTGAGAAAGCCAACCACCATGGACGCCAACACCCCTTCGGCCCGGTACCCCCGCCACGACAGCGTCAGGATGATCACCGGGCAAAACGTGGAGGCGATGCCGGACCACCCAAAAATCACGAACCAGAACACGGTCCGGTCCGGGGAGAGCACGGATACCAGGAGCGCGATGGCCAGGGCGCCCAGCGCCATGCCCAGCGTGGCGGTGCGGGAAAGGCGGGTCATGGCCGCAGGCTCCAGCACGCGGCCTCGTAGCTGCTGCGTGTAGTCACGCGTGATAGCGCTGGATGCCACGACGAGCAGCGAATCGATCGTGGACATAATCGCCGAGAGCACGGCCGCCACAAAAATGCCGACGATAATGGCCGGGAAGAGGTACTCCACGATCGCTGGCAGCACCCCCTCGGCCGCTCCACCGAGGATGCCCTCCACATCGTCCTCGGGACCCACGAGCAGGTAGCGGCCCAGAACGCCGGTAAGAACGGCCCCCGTATCGGTGATCAGCGTGTAGAAGATGGCTACCCATCTACCCTGCCGGAGGGCGTCCACAGATCCGAGCGACATAAACCGCACGAAAACCTGAGGCGAACCGAGAAAACCGAGCCCGATCGCCAGATAGCTGACAATCAGGAGCGCACTGTCCAGCGAGGGGCCTCCCGGACCCCAGAGCGATACCAGGCCGGGATCCACCGACGCCAGCGTGCCCAGCACGGAGCCGCCTTCGGGCACGGCCAGCCAGGCGGCAACCGGTACCAGGACCAGACCGATGGCCATGAGGCTGCCCTGGAAGAGGTCCGACCACGCCACCGCCACGAAGCCCCCGAAAAACGTGTACAGCACGACGATGGCAAACCCGGTCAGTATGCCGGTGTAGTAGTTCCACGAGAGGAAGTCCTCGAAGGCCTTTCCGGTCGCGTCGATCTGCGCCGAAACGTAGATCGTGACGAAAACCGTCAATACCACGGCTGCACAAAGTCGAATCCGTCTGGTCAGTCTGCCGGCACGGGGACTGCCGTCGTCGAAGTGACTCACCAGGAAGTCGGGTACGGTAATGGACTCGTACCGGTCGGTGAGCTGCTTGAACGGCCGAGCCATGAGCAGCCAGGCCCCGGCAACCCCGAGCACCTCACCCAGGACGACCCACAGTCCGCTCAGGCCAACCATGGCCCCAAGTCCGGTCAGGCCCAGCAGCAGCCACGCGGACTCTCCGGTGGCCCGGGCGGAGAAGGCCACCACCCAGTAGCCGAGGCGTTTGCCTCCCACCAGATAGTCCTCCATGCCCTTGATGCGGGTGCGTGCAGCAATCCCGATTCCGAAGAGCACCGCGAAGTACGCGGCCAGTACCAGGTAGAGAGTGGTCAAGTGGGTCGGCGGCTATCCGGGGGGGAAGATAGCCGCCGACCACATCTTGACCCGGGTCAGTCAGTCAGGCCACACCAGAACTGGCCCAGTTGCTGGGCCAGGCGATGGGCCATGCCATTCGTGGGGCGCGTGAAAGCGCCATGCGTGGCAGAGGCCAGCAGCAGGTATCCGCAGGGAGCGGAGGAAGTGCTCGGGACCGGGACCAGCAGCGCAGACTCAAACAGGTCGCCTACGCGGTTGAGAGTGACCGGCTCGTCCGGCGAGCTCAGGTGGCCGATGATGGAGGACAGATATCGACCAATGGCCGCCAGTTGCGACCGCTCATGCTCGAGGGACGCCACAAAATGAAGCCTGGAGGAGCTCATGTACCAGGCTGAGGCGCCCAGAGAGTCCGGCACGAGGTCCAGGGCTTCCCGCAGCACAAAGTCCGCCGCGTTGCGCTGGCGAAAGTCCTGACAGTGCAGGCGACTGCCTGCTACCTCGGAATCAGCGTGTTCGACAAGTGCTTCGACGGGGGGCATGGGATCCCTGCTACTTCACATCGAACATCGGCCGGGTCCATCCGTCACCCAATAAGGTATTCCCCTGGTGACAGGACGGAGAAACCCCGGTCGCGGAAGCCGGTCGTCGATTCTGCTTCCCCGGCCCCGTATTTTTACGTAGTGTCCGCCATCGATTTACAGCCTTGTCCATGCAGTCGAACGTCACCCGCATCGTCCTTGCCGATGATCATGGCATGATGCGCGCCGGCCTTGCCGCGCTCATCAAATCCATGCCGGGCTTTGACGTAGTCGGGGAGGCCGAAAACGGACTCGAGCTGCTGGAGGTCATTGCCGAAGCTGAGCCCGACATCGCCATTCTGGACATCTCCATGCCGAGCATGTCAGGCACGGATGCAGCTGCGCGCATCCGTCGGGACTACCCCAAGGTTCGCACCATCGCACTTTCGATGCATCGTACCGAGGACTGGGTGCTTCGTGCATTGCGTGCAGGCGTGCAGGCCTACGTGACCAAGGACGCGGCCGCCGTCGAGTTGAAGGAGGCGCTCCGGGCCGTCAAGGAGGGCGACATGTTTCTGTCGTCGAAGATCTCCCGCCAGGTGATTTCCCGATTGCTCTCGGAGGGCGAGGCCGGCAGCAAGTACGATCAGCTCTCGGACCGCCAGCGCGAAATACT
Protein-coding sequences here:
- a CDS encoding response regulator transcription factor, whose product is MQSNVTRIVLADDHGMMRAGLAALIKSMPGFDVVGEAENGLELLEVIAEAEPDIAILDISMPSMSGTDAAARIRRDYPKVRTIALSMHRTEDWVLRALRAGVQAYVTKDAAAVELKEALRAVKEGDMFLSSKISRQVISRLLSEGEAGSKYDQLSDRQREILTLIADGKTNNQIAEILHLSPKTVEWHRAQIMERLGMKSLAELIRYVVRIGVVDP
- a CDS encoding sodium/proline symporter; translation: MTTLYLVLAAYFAVLFGIGIAARTRIKGMEDYLVGGKRLGYWVVAFSARATGESAWLLLGLTGLGAMVGLSGLWVVLGEVLGVAGAWLLMARPFKQLTDRYESITVPDFLVSHFDDGSPRAGRLTRRIRLCAAVVLTVFVTIYVSAQIDATGKAFEDFLSWNYYTGILTGFAIVVLYTFFGGFVAVAWSDLFQGSLMAIGLVLVPVAAWLAVPEGGSVLGTLASVDPGLVSLWGPGGPSLDSALLIVSYLAIGLGFLGSPQVFVRFMSLGSVDALRQGRWVAIFYTLITDTGAVLTGVLGRYLLVGPEDDVEGILGGAAEGVLPAIVEYLFPAIIVGIFVAAVLSAIMSTIDSLLVVASSAITRDYTQQLRGRVLEPAAMTRLSRTATLGMALGALAIALLVSVLSPDRTVFWFVIFGWSGIASTFCPVIILTLSWRGYRAEGVLASMVVGFLSIPFFKFAVPAFGAAGESFALMGEMAPSFATAMLAGVIASRIAARRD
- a CDS encoding fatty acid desaturase; the encoded protein is MTRIRDWFRQRDIDWGITGFLLGYHLILLVALPLYLIFFTPSLALIVATLVLLSATLMSITMGYHRLYSHRTYDAHPIVEWVLLFFGTAAIQGSIIKWSFDHRLHHKHVDGDEDPYGIQHGFWYAHMLWLFEKQKPVKESIVKDLFAKPLLRSQHEHYGIWAIVVNVVITFGIGIAVGDILGAVVIAFLLRLFLGHHSTWFINSAAHMWGTKPYSTEHSAVNNFFISLITYGEGYHNYHHTFAGDYRNGVRWWQFDPSKLAIWLLSKVGLTSNLKRVNELTIKKRLVLADRNLMLEHLTETAQANLEALRARGHESLEHLMQNIESARLVGNENLERLQALREENIERMRAQIDEATATFNERVKEVKLAANAYRAAKAQASREEIARLRESFKAKRDELKADWNEWQVLTREVLSLEPAFA
- a CDS encoding glycosyltransferase, whose product is MKPEVLFFDFAYEEYLGIVEQAVHRGYGAIMNQPPMREALQARGVQSRAFSDFATKDDLLSASRYKEQVAHALAARIGEPGVADGFDSTRGNLLVSGGRDLVHRVLNMAENQAGLVRMMQRLLDNTQLGAVVMRSCLSAGQRTIATVAMKHGIPVIELSHGNPDHPDVSPPPVPWHYAALGARGAEFMRMRGLPDSRLHVTGGPHWDDLYLPAQRPSRAEARASLGLPAGQPLVLVTGSYATGQILTFAGHAQSLIRNNAMIARALGSACKDALLAMRPHPGESRQDPGRPPTSRELSSFQKWLAGFGIELAHLDYSYTTLAREKATLFRAADLVIVPDRVSTITTEAMILGVPVILLDNPGIAFTPFYGEADGVCLARNEQDLELAIRSILRDSDFRTSLETRAAQALPDLNHGDDGAASTRVVDLIEQLAA
- a CDS encoding glycosyltransferase; this encodes MQTPSQRPETSARLTVVMHTYERPTFLQRDIRAGRWQGVPLLISDDASSAAVQEQLRDLTAHPGVSMVARPENGGPAQAAAFGVSRLDSPLFALCGDDDYLMGFPEFAREASTLLEDPGVLMVAMPQLHLVVDEVVQGVQYDRQSLDGMTGQQLLRELVFGGEMKALQAGTALRRHDALPHFASSLFRTSEDFVLICRMCASNPGGVIRTARRGGYYRRKHAASLSHGSNMDSGRLVVNLVAQLVGARLLQQVEDLDEPTVLGLLRQRAQVLQTAYGGGLEAMGVLESLLSGHQPDPTSQEGREAFDFLLTNQDRLPLEAATLRQRLAGVRTSTLSTTDAVQAANSLLQAGDVQGAAAALRKTSEQDVADPAAYYAIQAQIAWSCEAYGSAVKSLCRGLVHNPTHAECLHLLAQVALAVGEEAAADRLRNRLIASIGPEEARRSGLEPSPNVDDLRVAFIVSEGLDQFLTDVIRELVPHVDARKFVVSKPSEIQAAADWADVCWFEWCNDPLVWASRQDLLRNKATICRLHRYETFTEMPMQVHWENVDALTVVAEHLIDLLQARIPGLEKRTLIRHIPNGVDLERFAFKEREAGFEIALIGYLHGRKNPQMALEIMRKLVDRDSRYRLHVAGKFQDPALKLFWNHKIERLGLTDHVVMHGWISDVAGFLEDKQYVLSASLHESFGYTIAEGMAQGIKPVVHHFPFAAQMWPEEVLFDTVDDAVSMITESRYDSTAYRQFVQDQYSLDSQIRQIRALIEAVRPDREVMELAMTAIDRVSPRLINAQVDGRCPGCRANLSFQQQTIAGQPVGRMRCNACATTVHVPADTYLQALSRYERSARLSPKDATAEIRNLSRNWHRHPLWEELLSVGGVNLAECMEWEIVPEFTQAFLNASEVQS